The Balnearium lithotrophicum genome has a segment encoding these proteins:
- a CDS encoding endonuclease III domain-containing protein produces the protein MVNIFEIYQTLFNFYGEQSWWPAQTPFEVCVGAILTQNTNWKNVERAIENLKLLNLLSPEKMVSVNIKTLQAAIKPVGFYRKKALYLKNFSEFLLRKGGLSRLQSLETQELRNELLEIKGIGKETSDSILLYALNKPIFVVDNYTKRLLLRLGLIKNSKISYENLQDIVEKEIKPIKENIKIYKEFHALIVIHCKLKCKKKPLCEECTFSQVCYNKQNS, from the coding sequence ATGGTAAATATATTCGAAATATACCAAACTTTGTTCAATTTCTACGGAGAACAAAGCTGGTGGCCTGCCCAAACTCCCTTTGAGGTCTGTGTAGGAGCCATATTAACCCAAAACACAAACTGGAAGAATGTTGAGAGGGCAATTGAAAATCTTAAACTACTGAATCTACTCTCTCCAGAGAAAATGGTTTCTGTAAACATTAAAACACTTCAGGCCGCAATTAAACCTGTGGGATTTTACAGAAAAAAAGCTCTATACCTTAAGAATTTTTCAGAATTTCTACTAAGGAAAGGAGGTTTAAGTCGCTTACAATCTTTAGAAACTCAAGAATTAAGGAACGAGCTCCTTGAGATTAAAGGAATAGGGAAAGAAACATCAGATTCAATACTCCTCTATGCTCTTAACAAACCCATTTTTGTTGTAGATAATTACACTAAAAGACTACTTTTAAGATTAGGATTGATTAAAAACAGCAAAATATCTTATGAAAATCTTCAAGATATAGTTGAAAAAGAGATTAAACCGATAAAGGAAAATATTAAAATCTACAAGGAGTTTCACGCTTTAATAGTAATTCACTGTAAATTGAAATGTAAAAAGAAGCCACTCTGTGAAGAATGTACTTTTTCACAAGTTTGTTACAATAAGCAAAATTCTTAA
- a CDS encoding histidinol phosphate phosphatase domain-containing protein — translation MIDLHTHTIFSDGELIPSELVRRAESIGYRALAITDHVDYSNYSFVLERLYETLEVLNENTSLVVIPGVEITHVPPVKIPELIEKCREAGAKVVVVHGETVVEPVSPGTNRAAIEGKADILAHPGLITKDEVELAKENGVYLEITTRRGHSITNGYVAKLASEVGAPLVINTDSHSPSDLVPRSFAITVGIGAGLSIQQVEECFSNSETLVRKLTGRKLR, via the coding sequence ATGATAGACCTTCATACTCATACGATTTTTAGCGATGGAGAGCTCATTCCCAGTGAGCTTGTGAGGAGAGCTGAATCGATAGGTTACAGAGCTTTGGCTATAACTGACCACGTTGACTATTCCAACTACTCTTTCGTTTTGGAAAGGCTTTACGAAACTTTAGAGGTTTTAAATGAAAATACCTCTTTAGTTGTAATTCCAGGAGTAGAGATAACCCACGTTCCTCCCGTTAAAATTCCAGAACTTATAGAGAAATGCAGAGAGGCTGGTGCAAAAGTTGTTGTTGTTCACGGTGAAACCGTTGTTGAGCCAGTTTCTCCCGGAACAAACAGAGCTGCAATTGAGGGAAAGGCTGATATACTTGCCCATCCTGGGTTAATCACAAAGGATGAAGTTGAACTTGCAAAGGAAAATGGAGTGTACTTAGAAATAACAACGAGAAGAGGTCACAGTATTACCAATGGATACGTTGCTAAATTGGCATCCGAAGTTGGAGCTCCCCTGGTAATAAACACGGACTCCCACTCCCCCTCAGATTTGGTACCAAGGAGCTTTGCAATAACTGTAGGTATCGGGGCAGGTTTGAGCATTCAACAGGTGGAGGAGTGTTTCTCCAACAGTGAAACGTTAGTCAGAAAGTTGACAGGAAGGAAACTAAGATAA
- the radA gene encoding DNA repair protein RadA, with the protein MAKKRTFYVCQSCGYRSPKWVGKCPECGSWGSFVEEVERTSKSSNPRSSWVKHERETPIPITEIGSQQEERRKTGLREFDRVLGGGVVKGSVSLISGEPGIGKSTLLLQIASIFADKGKVLYVTAEESPEQIALRAKRLNALKGNLLILSQNDLEKVSQHLEKIKPEVAIYDSIQTFFLPYIESAAGSVSQVRECAAFITNMSKSRGITSFIVGHVTKEGTIAGPKVLEHIVDAVFHFEGDKGYNFRVFRSLKNRFGSTGELAVFEMTEAGLKEVPNPSEFFLSERPVGKAGSAIFAGMEGSRPILLEVQALVTRAVFSTPQRRAKGINVNRLSIIVATIEKELGIPLRNFDVFVNVVGGVKVDEPAIDLPIATAIVSSYFDRPVRENLVLFGELGLTGEIRRVKLEELREREAQKNGFKVLRDIKHLSQIPEKVLI; encoded by the coding sequence TTGGCTAAAAAGAGGACCTTTTACGTCTGTCAATCCTGTGGCTACAGGTCGCCTAAGTGGGTGGGTAAGTGTCCTGAGTGTGGCTCATGGGGAAGTTTTGTTGAGGAGGTGGAAAGGACAAGTAAATCCTCTAATCCCCGCTCCTCATGGGTAAAACACGAAAGGGAAACGCCAATTCCGATTACGGAGATAGGAAGTCAACAGGAGGAGAGGAGGAAAACCGGACTCAGGGAGTTTGACAGGGTTTTGGGAGGAGGGGTTGTTAAAGGCTCCGTTTCCCTGATTTCCGGAGAACCTGGAATTGGAAAGTCAACACTTTTACTCCAGATAGCAAGTATCTTTGCAGACAAAGGAAAAGTTCTCTACGTTACTGCGGAGGAATCACCTGAGCAGATAGCCCTTAGAGCTAAAAGGTTAAATGCTTTAAAGGGGAACCTCCTGATTTTATCTCAGAACGATTTAGAGAAGGTCTCCCAACATTTAGAAAAAATAAAACCAGAAGTGGCCATTTACGACTCAATTCAGACGTTCTTCCTTCCCTACATTGAATCGGCAGCCGGTTCGGTTTCACAGGTAAGGGAGTGTGCAGCATTTATAACAAACATGTCTAAGAGTAGGGGAATAACAAGTTTCATAGTTGGTCACGTTACAAAGGAAGGAACAATTGCAGGACCAAAGGTTCTTGAACACATAGTTGATGCCGTTTTCCATTTTGAGGGGGATAAGGGTTACAACTTTCGTGTATTTCGCAGTTTAAAGAACAGGTTCGGTTCAACTGGAGAGTTGGCCGTATTTGAGATGACAGAAGCAGGTTTAAAGGAAGTTCCTAACCCCTCTGAATTTTTTCTCTCGGAAAGACCTGTTGGAAAGGCCGGTTCAGCCATATTTGCAGGAATGGAGGGAAGCAGACCTATCCTTTTAGAGGTTCAAGCCCTTGTTACAAGAGCAGTTTTTTCAACTCCTCAAAGAAGGGCAAAAGGAATAAATGTAAATAGGCTCTCTATAATCGTTGCAACGATAGAAAAGGAATTGGGAATCCCTCTTAGAAACTTTGATGTGTTTGTGAACGTAGTTGGCGGTGTAAAAGTTGATGAACCTGCAATAGACCTCCCAATCGCTACGGCCATTGTCTCAAGCTACTTCGATAGGCCTGTAAGGGAGAACTTAGTTCTATTTGGAGAGTTGGGACTTACCGGTGAAATTAGAAGGGTTAAATTAGAGGAGCTCCGAGAAAGGGAAGCTCAGAAAAACGGATTCAAAGTTCTGAGGGACATTAAACACCTCTCTCAGATTCCTGAGAAAGTTCTGATTTGA